CCTCGGGGGCCGAGTAGTAGCGGACGCGGGCGAGAGCGCTCACGTCGACGCAGTGATCCGGATGCTGATGAGTGACCACGACGGCGTCGACCTCGCCGTCAGGGCAGTACTTCAGCAACTGCGGCAGCGCCGCATAGCCGAGATCGAGGACCAGCCTGAACCCGTCGTACTCGAGCAGGAAACCGGCACAAGCGCGTCCCGGCTCGGGCCACGCGCCGCAGGAGCCGAGGACGGTGAGCGATCTCATCGAGCGCCGAACGCCTCGTCGGTGGAGACGATGTCCTTGCCCAGCGGCAGCAGCGAGATCGGGATCAGCTTGAAGTTCGCCAGGCCGAGCGGGATGCCGATGACGGTGACGCACAAGGCGATGCCGCTGACCAGGTGACCGAGCGCCAGCCACCAGCCCGCGACGAGCACCCAGATCACGTTACCCAGCACGGAGCCGGCGCCGGCGCTCGGCTTGTCGACCACGGTCCGGCCGAACGGCCAGAGCGCGAACCCGGCGATCCGGAAGGACGCGATGCCGAAGGGAATGGTGATGATCAGGACGCAGCAGATCAGCCCCGCGGCGACATAGCCCAGCGCCAGCCAGAAACCGGCGAGCACCAGCCAGATCAGGTTCAGGATCGTTCTCATACCTGCCAGCCTGCCACCCGCCGGGTGTGTTCCAGCGTCAATCGGGCGACGAGTCCGGGATCGTTCCGGGGCAACCAGTGGCCACCCCTGACCACCTGCGTGCTCAGGTTCGGGGCCCAGCGGGACACGTCGGTCTGCAACGGCGTCGTCACGAAGGCATCCCGATCGGGAGAAACGGCCAGCACCGGTACGTCGGTTCGCCGTTGCTCCGGCCGGAGCAGCCGCGGGACGACGTTCGCGCGGTACAGATTCAGGCCGTTCACGAAGTCTCCCAGGGAGCGCTCTCCGCGTTCCGGTGGCATTCCGCCGGCGCTGGACTCCAGGCGGCTGAAGATCCGATCCGCCCAGCCCTTACGCCAGCCGTGTTCGGGCAACCAGGGCAACTGGAAGTAGAAGATGTACCAGGAATGCAGGAGCTGTCCGATGACCTCGCGGGCCGGCCGGCGGCTCCGCAGGAAGAACCCGGCGTGATCCAGCGACGGCCCCGAGATCGAGACGTACGAGGTGATCCGCCCGCGCAGCCGTTCGCTGGTCACGAAGTGCCACGACTGGATCGAACCCCAGTCGTGCGCGAGCACCTGCACCGGCTGGTCCGGGGACACGGCGGCCAGCACGGCCGCGAAGTCCTCTTCGAGCCGATCGAGCTTGTACGCCGCCCGGCCACGCGGATGATCCGACTCCCCCGCGCCGCGGACGTCGTACGTGATCACGTGGAAGTGTTCGGCGAGTTGCCGCGCCACGGGCTGCCACAGGTTGGCGTTGTCGGGGTAGCCGTGGACGCAGATCAGGACGGGCGCGGCCGGATCGCCGTACTCGTAGACCGCGATCCGGGTGCCGTCGGCCGAGGTGACCCGCACGAACTCAGTACTCCTCGGTGGAGATCACCCGGAAGGTGATTCCGGCACGGACCAGCCGGTCGCGCAGAGCTGGGCCCATCGCGGCCGCCGTGGTGGTCTGGCCCGAAGTCGCTGGGAGATCGTCCAGCGCCAGCGAGAGAGCGCATTCACCGAGCATCTTGGCGGTCTCGTCATAGCCGGGATCGCCACCGGCCACCTCGGTGATCACCCGCCTGCCGCCACCGGAACCGACGAAGCGCGCCTTGAACCAGGACTTGGCGCGCCGCTCAGGGCTCGGTCCGTCACCCGCTTTGAACCTTGCCAGCAAGGCGTTCCGGGCCGGTGGGATCTGCGCGGCGGCCACCAGCAACCCGAGCCCCGCGATGCCGCCGGCAACGACCGGCAGACGCTTGACCGCGGCGTAGTGCGAGTACCGGAAGTCGGGTCCGTAGCTGTCGAGCAGACTCGCGGAGTAGGCAACGATCTGCGGGTCGACGGTCGGCAGTGGGACGGCCCAGAAACCCTGTGCCCGGTGGATCGTGCCGGTCGTCAGCTTCACCGAACGCCCTTCCGGACGAGGTTGGGCCTTGCGGCGGGCGCGGTGGGCGTCGAGGTTCTGCTTGCCTCGGGAGAACGCGGTGATCGCGGTGTGGAAGGTTCCACTCGACGGCTTGCCGCCGGCGCGGAGCAGACCGTCGACCTGGATCGGCACCCGGGCCGGCAACTGCTCGACGGTGAACTGGACGCCCAGGTCGTACGGGATCGAGTCGAAGCCGCAGCAGTGGATGAGTCGCGCGCCCGTTTCGACCGCCTTCGCGTGGTAGGCGACGTACATCTTGTCGACGAACTCGGACTCACCGGTCAGGTCCAGGTAGTCGGTACCGGCCTCGGCGCAGGCGGCGACCAGCGGTTCGCCGTACCGGACGTAGGGGCCGACCGTCGTCACGACGATCCGGGTGGACACAGCGAGCGCTCTCAGCGTTTCTGGGTCGCCTACGTCGGCGAGGACGAGCTCGACATCGATGCCGAGCTTCTCGCGGACCGCCTCGAGTTTCGCCTTGTTCCGGCCGGCCAGGGCCCACTTCAACTCGGCCGGCGCGTGCTTGGCCAGGTAGGCGGCGGTGAGCTCGCCGGTGAAGCCGGTCGCGCCGAGCAGCACGACGTCGTACTGGCGGTCGTCGGTCATCGGCGGGTGGCCTTCTCCGAGTCGGCGCGGCCGCCGGCGCCCGAGGCGCGGGAGGATTCGGCGGCGCCACGCGCCTCGATGTCGGCCAGTGCGGCGCGGTCGGCCTTCGGCACGTTGAAGCGCGCGCCGAGTTCGACCAGGTGCGGGATCAGGGACCGGAAGATCTTCATCGGCCCGATCCAGCCCGGTACGTGCACGACGCGCGAGCGCTTCTTGATGCCCTGGACGAACTTGTCGACGGCGAAGTCCAGCGGGTAGACGCGGCTGGCCAGCGGGATGCCGGTCCGGACCCGGCCGAAGACGGGGTGCTCGTCGACGCCACGCACCATGTCGGTGTCGACGAAGGTCATGTGCGCGACGCCGACATCGACGCCGAGGTGCTTGAGCTCGGCTCGCAGGGTGTTGCCCATCGCCTCGACGCCTGCCTTGGCGACGTTGTACGACGCGAGGCCGGGAATGTGCACGACCGCGGCCAGCGACGAGACCAGCAGCAGGTAGCCCTTGCTCTCGAGCAGGTGCGGAAGAGTCAGGTGGACGGTCCGCCAGACGCCGTACAGGTCGACGTCGAGAACGCGCTCCCAGACGGCCGGGTCCATGCTGCGGGTGAAGCCGGGCGCGGCGATCCCGGCGTTCGCCATCACCACGTCGATCCGCCCGTAGCGCTCCGCAATCGCCTCGACGGCGGTCCGAAGAGACTCCAGGTCGGTGACGTCGGCCTCCCACCAGCCGGCGTCGGGGCCACAGTCCTCGGCGACCTTCTTCAGCTCGTCCGGTTCGAGCCCGACCAGGGCCGGCGTCGCGCCCTCGCTCGCCAGTTTCCGGGCCACGGCGGCACCGATCCCCCGGGACGCGCCTGTGATGAGTACGACCTTGCCCGCCATCGCCGACCTCCGACTGTTGAGTGGATACTCAACAGTAAGTGCTTATTGAGCTATTACTCAATAGACTGCTCCCATGACCCACGCCACCCCGCAATCCGCCGGCAGCCCCCCAGGCGAAACAGCCGCAGGCGGAACAGCCGCAGGCGCGGACGGTGCTAGGTCTCCGCGGAGAAAGGCGACCGGGGTCGCCGCTACCGCGACCGGCGATTTGGGGGTTGGCGGGAAGGGTGGGGAGCGGTCTTCGCGGTTGCGGCCGGAGGAGCGGCGGAGTCAGATCCTGGATGCGGCGCGGCGGGTGCTGGAAGCGGATCCGCATCGGGAACTCACGGTCGAGCTGGTCGCCGCCGAGGCGCAGGTCTCCCCCGCTCTGCTGTTCCACTACTTCGGCTCGAAGAAGAAGTTCCAGTACGCCGTGATCGAGGAAGCCGCCGCGGAAGTCATGCTCCGGACCGCGCCGGACCTGTCGCTGCCACCCGAGGAGCAACTGCGAAGCGGGATCCGGGCCTTCGTCCGAGCGGTCCTCGAGGCACCCCAGCTCTACCGGGCGACCCTGCTGATGTCGGCGGCCGGCGATCCCGCAGTACGCGCTCTCCACACGGAACTCCGGCAGGTTTTCAGCCGCTGGGTCATCGACGCCGTCGCCGCCTCCGGAACCGAGGTGACGCCGGCCGTCGAACTCCTGTGCCACGGCTGGCAGGGGTACGTCGAGCAGACCCTCCTCACCTGGATCGAGAACCCCACCGTCTCCCCCGACACCCTCGAACACCTCTGCGAAGGCTCCCTCGCGGCTCTCCTGACCACCGTCTGATCTCCCGGCCGTCGTACCTCCAGCTCTCCCGGCAGTCCTACCTCCAGCGGTGGTTTCGGCGCTCAGGACGTCTTCGAGGCGTTCGCCGGCGGCTCCCTGGCGCTGAGGGCGGCGACCGACCGCTAGGGTTCTCGCGTGCTGAAGGTTGCGACGGTGAACGTGAACGGGATTCGGGCCGCCTACCGGCGCGGGATGGCGGCCTGGCTCGAGCAGACCGATCCGGAAATCCTGCTGATGCAGGAGGTCCGGGCGACCGACGAAGTACTGCGGGATCACCTCGGCGGCGACTGGCACATCGCGCACGCCGAGCCGGTGATCGAGGGCAGCAAGGGCCGCGCGGGCGTCGCGATCGCGAGTCGCCGGCCGATCAAACTGGAGACCGTCGACCCCGGGCCCGAGCGGTTCGCGGGCTGCGGCCGCTGGGTCGAGGCCGAGATCGTCCTGGACGACGGGAACACGCTCTCGGCGATCAGTACCTATGTCTTCACCGGCGAGTTCGAGACTCCGCCGCGGCAGGCCGAGAAGTACGCGTTCCTGGACGCGATCACGAACCGGCTGACCGCCCTCCGCGCCGACGGACGGCACGTGCTGATGTGCGGCGACCTGAACATCGCCCACCGCGAGGTCGACCTGAAGGCCTGGAAGGCGAACCGGAAGAAGAGCGGTTTCCTGCCCGAGGAACGCGCCTGGCTCGACTCGCTCTTCGAGTCCGGCTGGGTCGACCTCGGCCGCCGCTTCGGGGGCGAGGGCCCCGGCCCGTACTCCTGGTGGTCCTGGCGCGGCAAGGCCTTCGACAACGACGCCGGCTGGCGGATCGACTACCAGATCGCTTCACCGCAGTTGGCCGCGAGCGCGACCGACTGCGTGATCCACCGCGCCCCGACGTACGCCGAACGCTGGAGCGACCACGCGCCCGTCGTGGCGACGTACGAGATCTGAGCGGCGCTAGCGCGGCCACCCGTTGCGCCACATCATCCGGCTGCGCATCATCCGTGGGGTGTCGCGGGCGTTCGGTGCGATCGAGTGGAGCACCCAAGGATGGGTTAGGTAGACATCGCCTGCCTGTCCGACGAGCTCGACCACGCGGACCGGGATCCCGTCCAGGTCCGTCTCGCTCACCAGGTCGGCAGCCCTGTCCTTGCGAGTCAACTGGCGGAACCACGGGTGAGATGCCAGCACCTGATCGCGGACAGCCTTGAAGTCGCGTTCTTCGGTGGTGGTCAGGTAGCGGGCGATCACCCGATGGGAGCCGGCGACCTGCGGCGTACCACCGCCACCCGGTTCGAGGTCGCCCAGGAGCGCCCAGACCTTGACGCCGATCAGTTCGTCCTGCGGAATCTCGAAGCCGACATCCGTGTGCCACTGCCGATGCGGTAACGACCAGGGCTCGTCGGTCGGCAGTGTCACCAGGACCTGGCCCTGATGAGGAGGCTCGGACCAGCCGGCCGGACCCAGCAGTTGGTCGAGCGCCGACCGGAGCGGCGGCCCAAGGATCGCGTTGGCCGCGGAGTCCTTCTTGCTGGCGACGAGATTCGTCGGTCGTACCGGGGCCCACGTACTGCGATTGTCGCGCCGCATCCCGTACAGCTCGCCGAGTTCCCGCCACAGCACGTTCCGCATCCGGTTCGCGTCCTCCGCCGAGAACGCGGCGGGGATCCGCACGATCCCGTCCCGGGTGAATTCCTCCAGCTGACTGTCACTGAGCATCTCCCCATGCTGAACCGATCGAGGAGAACCCTCCACTCATATTCGGCGGTCAGCAGGAGTCGCGCGGGTGCCCGCGGTGACGCTGTAATGTCGCTCGCATGTCCGAGTTGAAGCCGCCGGTCGCGGCGAAGAAGCCTGTTGAACGCACCCACCACGGCGACACGTTCGTCGACGACTACGAGTGGCTGCGGGACAAGAGCGACGACGAGGTACTGGACTACCTGCGCGCCGAGAACGCCTACACCGAGGCCCGGACCGCGCATCTCGAATCGTTGCGCGAGGCAATCTTCACCGAGATCTCCGACCGCACCCTGCAGACCGACCTGAGCGTGCCGGCCCGGCGCGGCGGGTACTGGTACTACACCCGCACGGTCGAGGGGAAGCAGTACGCGATCAGCTGCCGGGTGAAGGTGGACGGCGACGAACCGCCGGCGACCGAGGGGGAGATCCCCGGCGAAGAGGTGCTGCTCGACGGGAACGAGGTCGCGGGCGACTCGGAGTTCTTCTCGCTCGGCACCGTCGACGTGTCCCCGGACGGCCGGCTGCTCGCCTACTCGACCGACCTGACCGGCGACGAGCGTTTCACCTTGCGGATCAAGGACCTGAGCACCGGCGAACTGCTGCCGGACGAGCTGCCCGAGGTGCACTACGGCTCGGCCTGGTCCGCCGACGGCTCGACCATCTTCTACACGAAGGTCGACGACGCGTGGCGGCCGCACCAGATCTGGCGTCACACCCTCGGCGAGTCCGACGACGTGCTGGTGCTGGAGGAGCCGGACGAGCGGTTCTGGGTCGGCGTCGACCTGACCCGCAACGAGCAGGCGATCATGATCAGCCTGGGGAGCAAGCTGACCAGCGAGGTCTGGCTGCTCGACGCCAACGACCCGACCGGCGACCTGGTCGTCGTCGCGCCCCGGCGCGAAGGTGTCGAGTACGACGTCGAGCACGCGGGCGACCAGTTGCTGATCACGCACAACGCCGACGCGGCGAACTTCTCCCTCGCGACCGCCTCCCTGGACGCACCCGGTGACTGGACCACCCTGATCGAGGGCGACGAGTCGAGCCGGCTGCTCGGCGTCGACGCGTTCGCCGACCACGTGATCCTGTACCGCCGCCGGAACGCACTCACCGAGCTCGCGATCATGCGCCGCGACGGGTCGGTCTTCAGTGCTCCGGAGGCTCTCACGTTCGGCGAGCCGATCTACACGGTCTCCCCCGGCCGCAACGACGAGTGGCACGACACCCGCTACCGGTTCGGCTACACGTCGCTGGTGACACCGTCCACGACGTACGACGTGGACGTGCTGACCGGGGAACGCCGGTTGCTCAAGCAGCAGCCCGTGCTCGGCGGGGTCGACCTGAGCGACTACACGCAGTACAGGGAATGGGCGACGGCACCCGACGGGACGCAGGTGCCGATCTCGATCGTGGCGCGCAAGGACGTCGCGAAGGACGGCAACGCGCCGGTCGAGCTGTACGGCTACGGCTCGTACGAGTCGTCGATCGACCCGTGGTTCTCGATCGCGCGGCTGTCCTTGCTCGATCGCGGCGTGGTGTTCGCGATCGCACACATCCGTGGTGGCGGGGAGATGGGCCGGCACTGGTACGACAACGGGAAGACGCTGACCAAGCGCAACACCTTCACCGACTTCATCGCGTGTGCCGAGCACCTGGTCAAGGACGGCTGGACCCGGCCCGAGCGACTGGTGGCCCACGGCGGCAGCGCCGGCGGCCTGCTGATGGGCGCGGTGGCGAACCTGGCACCGCAGGCGTTCGGTGGGGTGATCGCCCAGGTGCCGTTCGTGGACGCGCTGACGACGATCCTGGACCCGTCGCTGCCGTTGACGGTGATCGAGTGGGAGGAGTGGGGTAACCCGCTCGAGGACCGCGAGGTCTACGAGTACATGAAGTCCTACTCGCCGTACGAGAACGTGACCGCCCAGCAGTACCCGCGGATCCTCGCGATCACCAGCCTGAACGACACCCGGGTCTTCTTCGTCGAACCGGCCAAGTGGGTGGCCAAGCTGCGAGCGACGGCGACCGGCGACGTCGACGTACTGCTGAAGACCGAGATGGAAGCCGGGCACGGCGGCCGCAGCGGCCGGTACGACGCCTGGCGGGAGCTGGCGTTCCAGTACGCCTGGGAACTGGACGTTCTCGGGCTGGCCTGACCACCGCAAATCCAGCGAAAGCCCCGAAAGGTCTGTCGGCCTCTCGGGGCTTTGCGCTGCCTTGCACAAGTTCCGTTTTCCCGGGAAGGTCCCGGGTACCGGATGCGTTGTCCACGGCGGGACGTCTTGCTGGTGTGTGCTGCAACACATTTCGGCAGCCGAATCGCTGACAGAACAATGGTCGCCGGGAGTCAACCAATGATGCGGCTTCGGCGTCCTCGGGGCGGAAACCCAGCAGATGAAGCCGAATCCGCGCAGCAGGCGGCGCAGGCGCGCAAACCCGGTTCGCTCGTGGGATCCACGCTGAGTTGCCACTGAAGAACGGTGCCGGGAAATCTCAGGGAACGTTCAGGCTGTTTACACACTCATCGTGGAATCTTGAACCTCACTCGAGCGTTGCTCTCCATGTAACGACGAAGGGAGTTTCGGTGGCTCGCATGGCTCGTGTCCGGTCAACGGACGACGGTATCGACGGCAAGGACAGCGTCGGTCTCTACCTCGAAGAGATCGCTCGCACTCCTTTGCTGACCGCTGAAGAAGAAGTCGAGCTCGCTGAGACGGTCGAGGCAGGTCTCCTCGCGGAGCAACTGCTGGCCGAGGGGCGGGTTGGACGCAAGAAGGGCGGAGCGCCCAAATATGCGACGGAGGAAGAGCTGGAGTGGCTGGCCGAAGAGGGCCAGCGCGCGCAGCAGCGGTTCGTGACCGCGAACCTCCGGCTGGTGGTCTCGATCGCCCGCCGCTACGGACGGTCCCAGATGCCGCTCCTGGACCTGGTCCAGGAAGGCAACACGGGCCTGATCCGCGCGGTGGAGAAGTTCGACTACCGCAAGGGATTCAAGTTCTCGACGTACGCGACCTGGTGGGTGCGGCAGGCGATCACCCGCGGTATCGCGCAGCAGGCCCGAGTGGTCCGGCTGCCGGTGCACGTGGTGGAGCAGCTGAACCAGATCGGGTCCGCCCGGCGCACGCTGGAGCGCAAGCTCGGGCGGGAGCCGGAGCTCGACGAGATCGCGGCCGAGCTGGACCTGGACGTGGAGCGGGTCACCGACCTGATCCGGATCGGCCGGGACCACATCAGCCTGGACAACCCGATCGACGACGAGGGTGAGACCTCGCTGGGCGACCTGATCGCGGCCGAGACCGCGCCCGGGCCCGACCAGCTGGTGGCCGACGCCTCCGACCGGTCCGGACTGTTCAGCCTGGTCGACCAGCTCGACCCGAGGTCGGCCGACGTCATCCGGCGCCGGTACGGGCTGCACGACGGCCGGCAGGCGAAGCTCGCCGACATCGGCGCGGTGCACGGCATCTCGGCCGAGCGGGTGCGGCAGATCGAGCGAGAGGCCCTCGGCCGCTTGCGCCGACTCGCCGACCCGACCCTGGCCGCCTGATCCCGAGCCCCGGCGCCAGCCACTGAACCCCACAGGACCCCCGAGCCGCACCAGCGGCCCGGGGGTTCGCTCGTATCCGGACCCTCAAGCCGGACCGCCTCGTACGCCGAACTCGCGCGAAAGCCGGATGTCCAAGGCGTTCCAGGCCGTCGATCTGGATCCCGGCGTGCGTTGTCGGCGATGCTGTGGGCGTGGAGTACGTGTCGAGGGTGCCGCGACCCCCGCTGGACAGGCTGATCGACGACCTCTACTACCTGGAGGGTTCTCCGCCGTACGCCCGTCTGATGCTTCCGCCGATGCCTGGGGCGCTGCTCATCGTCAACCTCGGGGCGCCGTTCCGCATCCGCGCCGGCGGCGACATCGAGACGGCCGAGTACGCCGACGGATGCGTGGTCACCACGCCCACCCGCGCGCTGGAGTTCGGCTACCCACCTCGGACCCGGTCCGTCGGCATCCACTTCAAGCCGTGGGGGCCGGCGCAGTTCTTGCCGATGCCCGCGGCCGAGCTGTGCGACCGGCCGGTGACGATAGAGCAGGTTTGGGGCAGACCCGCCATTGCTGAGCTGCAAGATCGACTGGCCTCGGCGGACGGACCGCACGAGATGCTGACGCTGCTCGAGGAGGAGCTGATGCGACGGCTGTGCGAGACCGCCGGCCTGGGCCTGGTTCGCCAGACGAGCAGAGTCATCGCGGCGACCCGCGGCGCGGTGGCGATCCGCGACCTGAGCGTGGCAGCCGGTGTCAGCAGTACTCACCTGGCACAACGGTTCAAGGAGCTCATCGGCGTTACGCCGAAGCGGCTCGCTCGCACCTACCGCTTCGCCACCACCGTCTTCGCGATCAACCCCGCCGGCCCGATCGACTGGGGCGACCTCGCCGGCGGCGCGGGCTACTTCGACCAAGCCCACTTCGGCCACGAGTTCCGGGACTTCACCGGACTTACGCCGACCCGGTACGTCGAAGTCCGGCGTCGGTTCCTGCGCGAACATCCCGGCCACGCGATGGACGGCTGGCCACTGCCGGTCGATTGATTTCTTACAAGAACGACAGCCCACAACCCGCTAATTTGAGTGACCCCGAACAGAGGAGAGCCCGGTGGGCAAGGTGGTCATGTACAGCTCGGTGTCGGTCGACGGCTTCGTCGCGGACGGGAACGACCAGCCCGGACCGCTGTTCGACTGGCTGACCAGCGGTGACGTCCCGTTGGACGACAGCGGCGTGCTGAAGGTGTCGCAGACGTCCTACGACTACATCCGGCCGTACTGGGACGAAATCGGCGTGACAGTCGTCGGGCGGCACGTCTTCGACCTGACCGACGGCTGGGACGGGAAGCCTCCGGGCGGGATGGACCATATGGTCGTCGTGACGCACCGACCGGCGCCCGAGGGGTGGGACCCCCAGGCGCCGTTCCACTTCGTCGACGGCGTCGAGGCAGCCGTGGCCAAGGCCCAGGAGCTTGCCGGTGACCGCGTCGTCGAGGTCGCCGCCGGCGACGTCGGTGGCCAGGTGCTTGCCGCGGGTCTGGTCGACGAGGTGCGCATGGACGTCGTACCGGTCGTGTTCGGGTCCGGCAAGCGCTACTTCGGGGCGGTCGACGCGCAGCACCTGCTGGAGGATCCGGACGTGGTCATTCAGGGCAACCGGGTGCTTCACCTGCGCTATCGGACGCGTCGTTGACCGATCCGCCCTAGCACCTCACCTGCGGCAAGATCGCCGGTTTCAGGCGGCGTGGTTGTTCCAGGTGTCGATCAAGGTGGGGAGTTCGGCGAGGCGGTGGACGGTGGCGTCCGGGACGCCCTCGGTGTGGCCGATCTGGTTGGTGGGGATCGCACTGTGCGGGATGTGAGCGGCTCGCATGCCGACGTTCTGCGCACCCCAGACATCGTCGAACAGCCTGTCGCCCACGAACAGGCACCGGGCGGGCTCGGCCATCTCGACCGCCTGCATCGCCGCGCGGAACGCCTCCGGGTGCGGCTTCGTCCACGGCACCTCGCTGGTGTAGACGGCCCCGTCGATCAACTCCAGGACGCCGTCGCGCGCGAAGATGTCCTCGTGTCGCTGCCGGGACCAGATCGTGTTCGACAGGATGCCGATCTTCAGTCCGCGATCCCGCAGCGCCTGCAGCGTCTCGATCGCGTCGGGCTCCAGCTCCGTGTGCGGCTGCCACTGACGCTCGTACTCCGCCAGCGCGGCCGGCGTCAGCTCCACCTCGGCCAGCAGGCACACCTCCTCCAGGGTGCTGCTCAGGTGCTCGTCCCGGGACCGCAGCCAGATCGATCCCTCGGCCTCGACGAGTCGCTTCGCCAGCTCCTCGGCCCGGGTCTCGTCGATCACCGTCGCCACGGACCGCCAGACATCGTGCAGGTCGATGTCGTGCCAGGTCGCCAGCGTCCCGCCCCAGTCGAACAGCACGGCCTCGATCGGTTCGTTCTTCACGTTCGTCACGGCGGATAGATTGCCAGACGGCGCCGACAATCTCCTCCGGTTATCCGCTCACCGTGGCGATCTTCTGCCGCTTGGCCAGCCACAGGACGGCGTACGCGTAGAACACCAGGGACGGGATGTCGCTGACCAGCAACGTCCACGGGGCGCCGCCCTGGTTCGACCAGCCGTCCAGCTGACCCATTGCCGCAGGCAACAAAAACGCGAACAGGTTGTTCATCGTGTGCAACGCGATCCCCGCCTCCAGTCCCCCGGTGCGGATCGCCAGCCAGCCGGCCGTCATCGCGAACAGGAAGATGTCGGCCATCGCCCATCCGGTGTACCCGTGCGCGGAGACGAACGCCGCGCTGCTGATCACCAGTGCCGGCCAGGGCGAGCGCAGGATCCGCTTCACCACGCTGTCGCCGGCCGGTCCGTACGAGCCCACTGCCTGCACCAGCCACCCGCGGAACAAGAACTCCTCGGCCGCGGACTGGAACGGCACCAGCAAGAGGATCAGCACGGCCGAGACGAGGAACGCGCTCAATCCGACCCAGGAACCGGAGTCCGAGGTGTCGGTATCGGCGCCCGGGAAGATCGCGTCGGTCGCCAGGCTCAGCACGTACGAGAGCGCGAGGTAGCCGAGTGCGGGCAGGCAGCAGAGCGCGAGCCAGCGCAATCTCAGCCGGTTCTGTACGGAGGCGACACTCCAGGCAGGGCGGCGCTGAACTACCCACACGACCAGCAGCACAGCGGGCGTGAGGATGCCGAGCATCACCAACTGGGCGGCGAGATCCTCGGTCGTGTTCGGGAACAGCGTGTTGCCCTCGGGCACGGTGAAGTCGCCCGCCACGATGCGGTGCACGACCTCCCAGGCGATGAGGACGGCGACAGTGAGAAACAGCGCGATGACAACCAGCAGCGCAGTACCGGCCAGCGGCCGCCACCACCTGAACTTCGCAGTCCGCGCCAACCGATGAAACGGCTCCCCCGCCGGCGCCGCCACAATCCGAGGCTCCACCGGCCCCCGCACCCCGAACCCCACCTGCCCGTACTGCGGCCCGTACTGCGGCTGCCCGTACGGCGGTTGCCCCGGCGCCAGCCCGTACGGCGGTTGCCAATATCCCGGTTGCCCCGATGCCTGCCCGTAAGGCGGTTGCCCGTACCCGGGTTGCCCCGGCGCCTGCCCGTACCCGGGTTGCCCCGGCGCCTGCCCGTACCCCGGTTGCGCCGGTGGTTGGCCGTGCCCCGGTTGCCCCTGCTCAGGGCTGTACTGCGGTTGACCCGGGGGTTGGTCGTATTGCGACGGGTTCTGTTGGGGCCAAGGTGGTGGGCCGGGGTGTTGATAGGGATTGGACTGCTGGTGTGGGTTCATCGGATACGCAGCCGGTTGCTGCGGTGGGCTGCCCCACGGCGGCGGCTGCTCCGGCGACCAGAAACCCGGCGGGCGCTCCCCCGCCGACCCACCGTCCACAGCTCGCACCTCACCAGCGCCGGCCTCGTCGGCTCCCCGCCGATCCGGCGGATCGGGTGGGGAACCCGCGGCGGGCTGGTCGGGCGGTGGTGGCGGGCCTTGGTGCGCGTCCATGGCGTGACTCTATGAGATCGGGCCAAGTGCCTGTGGACAACGTTCTGCACGGGGTGGCGTTCTGCTGGCATGCTTCCGCCATGTCCGATCAGCCGCTGCCGCGTTCCGTCCGGATCGGCTATGCCCTGGGGTCCGTCGCGACCGGCT
The Kribbella voronezhensis DNA segment above includes these coding regions:
- a CDS encoding phytanoyl-CoA dioxygenase family protein — protein: MLSDSQLEEFTRDGIVRIPAAFSAEDANRMRNVLWRELGELYGMRRDNRSTWAPVRPTNLVASKKDSAANAILGPPLRSALDQLLGPAGWSEPPHQGQVLVTLPTDEPWSLPHRQWHTDVGFEIPQDELIGVKVWALLGDLEPGGGGTPQVAGSHRVIARYLTTTEERDFKAVRDQVLASHPWFRQLTRKDRAADLVSETDLDGIPVRVVELVGQAGDVYLTHPWVLHSIAPNARDTPRMMRSRMMWRNGWPR
- the xth gene encoding exodeoxyribonuclease III; translated protein: MLKVATVNVNGIRAAYRRGMAAWLEQTDPEILLMQEVRATDEVLRDHLGGDWHIAHAEPVIEGSKGRAGVAIASRRPIKLETVDPGPERFAGCGRWVEAEIVLDDGNTLSAISTYVFTGEFETPPRQAEKYAFLDAITNRLTALRADGRHVLMCGDLNIAHREVDLKAWKANRKKSGFLPEERAWLDSLFESGWVDLGRRFGGEGPGPYSWWSWRGKAFDNDAGWRIDYQIASPQLAASATDCVIHRAPTYAERWSDHAPVVATYEI
- a CDS encoding SDR family oxidoreductase, which encodes MAGKVVLITGASRGIGAAVARKLASEGATPALVGLEPDELKKVAEDCGPDAGWWEADVTDLESLRTAVEAIAERYGRIDVVMANAGIAAPGFTRSMDPAVWERVLDVDLYGVWRTVHLTLPHLLESKGYLLLVSSLAAVVHIPGLASYNVAKAGVEAMGNTLRAELKHLGVDVGVAHMTFVDTDMVRGVDEHPVFGRVRTGIPLASRVYPLDFAVDKFVQGIKKRSRVVHVPGWIGPMKIFRSLIPHLVELGARFNVPKADRAALADIEARGAAESSRASGAGGRADSEKATRR
- a CDS encoding TetR/AcrR family transcriptional regulator, translating into MRPEERRSQILDAARRVLEADPHRELTVELVAAEAQVSPALLFHYFGSKKKFQYAVIEEAAAEVMLRTAPDLSLPPEEQLRSGIRAFVRAVLEAPQLYRATLLMSAAGDPAVRALHTELRQVFSRWVIDAVAASGTEVTPAVELLCHGWQGYVEQTLLTWIENPTVSPDTLEHLCEGSLAALLTTV
- a CDS encoding alpha/beta fold hydrolase, whose translation is MRVTSADGTRIAVYEYGDPAAPVLICVHGYPDNANLWQPVARQLAEHFHVITYDVRGAGESDHPRGRAAYKLDRLEEDFAAVLAAVSPDQPVQVLAHDWGSIQSWHFVTSERLRGRITSYVSISGPSLDHAGFFLRSRRPAREVIGQLLHSWYIFYFQLPWLPEHGWRKGWADRIFSRLESSAGGMPPERGERSLGDFVNGLNLYRANVVPRLLRPEQRRTDVPVLAVSPDRDAFVTTPLQTDVSRWAPNLSTQVVRGGHWLPRNDPGLVARLTLEHTRRVAGWQV
- a CDS encoding YccF domain-containing protein translates to MRTILNLIWLVLAGFWLALGYVAAGLICCVLIITIPFGIASFRIAGFALWPFGRTVVDKPSAGAGSVLGNVIWVLVAGWWLALGHLVSGIALCVTVIGIPLGLANFKLIPISLLPLGKDIVSTDEAFGAR
- a CDS encoding saccharopine dehydrogenase family protein, translated to MTDDRQYDVVLLGATGFTGELTAAYLAKHAPAELKWALAGRNKAKLEAVREKLGIDVELVLADVGDPETLRALAVSTRIVVTTVGPYVRYGEPLVAACAEAGTDYLDLTGESEFVDKMYVAYHAKAVETGARLIHCCGFDSIPYDLGVQFTVEQLPARVPIQVDGLLRAGGKPSSGTFHTAITAFSRGKQNLDAHRARRKAQPRPEGRSVKLTTGTIHRAQGFWAVPLPTVDPQIVAYSASLLDSYGPDFRYSHYAAVKRLPVVAGGIAGLGLLVAAAQIPPARNALLARFKAGDGPSPERRAKSWFKARFVGSGGGRRVITEVAGGDPGYDETAKMLGECALSLALDDLPATSGQTTTAAAMGPALRDRLVRAGITFRVISTEEY